From a single Brassica napus cultivar Da-Ae chromosome C9, Da-Ae, whole genome shotgun sequence genomic region:
- the LOC106356142 gene encoding uncharacterized protein LOC106356142 → MADEDFQSRVERIFGALAFSHSTSSTTSTSSAPPLRSGEQEWKREQLASYDREEMPCASSFDEILRQQRISSTDRKEGEEGGDEDFGDEDDDWSIRASMGLDRTLDDEVALGKEDGGKGVSMEDAISRPCGVRIRDPRANHAAAKMRLKEDELEANK, encoded by the exons ATGGCCGACGAAGATTTCCAGTCTCGCGTCGAGAGGATCTTCGGAGCTCTCGCCTTCTCCCACTCCACGTCTTCTACTACCTCCACGTCTTCTGCGCCGCCGCTGCG AAGTGGAGAACAGGAGTGGAAGCGAGAGCAGCTCGCTTCGTACGATAGGGAAGAGATGCCTTGTGCGTCATCGTTCGACGAGATTCTGAGGCAACAGAGGATCTCGAGCACTGATCGGAAGGAGGGTGAGGAAGGTGGTGATGAGGATTTTGgtgatgaggatgatgattgGAGCATAAGAGCATCCATGGGCCTTGACCGTACTCTCGATGATGAG GTCGCACTAGGAAAAGAGGATGGTGGTAAAGGCGTGTCTATGGAAGATGCCATTTCGAGGCCTTGTGGTGTGCGGATTCGGGACCCTCGTGCTAATCATGCTGCTGCAAAAATGAGGTTGAAGGAAGATGAACTCGAGGCCAACAAGTAA
- the LOC106357659 gene encoding UDP-glycosyltransferase 72E2-like has protein sequence MKFTKPHAALLSSPGMGHIIPGIELAKRLSAHHGFQVTVFVLETDAASSQSKYLNSTGVDIVNIPSPDISGLVDPADHVVTKIGIMMREAVPALRSNIAAMIQKPTALIVDLFGTDALCLAAEFKMLTYVFMTTNARFLGVTIYYPNLEKDVKEEHTVQRKPLEIPGCEPVQFEDTLDAYLVPDEPLYQDFVRHCLAYPKADGILVNTWDEMEPKSLKSLQDPKLLGRFARVPVYPIGPLCRPVESSKTVHPILDWLNNQPDESVLYISFGSGGSLTAKLLTELAWGLEQSQQRFVWVVRPPVDGLSCGAYLSVNSGGTKDSTPEYLPEGFVTRTSDRGLVVPSWAPQAEVLAHRAVGGFLTHCGWNSTLESVVSGVPMIAWPLFADQFMNAVLLSDELGIAVRADSLKEATTRTEIEAILRKVMVEEEGEEMRRIVKKLRDNAEMSLSSDGGGSAHESLCRVTEECQRFLGRDRDLARGA, from the coding sequence ATGAAATTCACAAAACCACACGCCGCCTTGCTTTCAAGTCCTGGAATGGGCCACATCATCCCGGGTATTGAGCTCGCTAAACGTCTCTCAGCTCACCATGGCTTCCAGGTCACTGTCTTCGTCCTCGAAACCGACGCAGCCTCCTCTCAGTCCAAGTACTTAAACTCGACCGGGGTGGACATTGTCAATATCCCTTCGCCGGACATTTCTGGCTTAGTGGACCCTGCAGACCACGTGGTGACCAAGATAGGAATCATGATGCGTGAAGCCGTTCCAGCCCTCCGATCCAATATCGCTGCGATGATACAAAAGCCAACGGCTCTGATCGTTGACTTGTTCGGCACAGATGCTTTGTGCCTTGCAGCGGAGTTCAAAATGTTGACGTATGTGTTCATGACTACCAACGCACGTTTTCTTGGGGTTACTATATATTATCCAAATTTGGAGAAAGATGTTAAAGAAGAGCACACCGTGCAAAGAAAACCGCTTGAGATACCCGGATGTGAACCGGTTCAATTCGAAGATACTCTAGATGCGTACCTGGTTCCGGACGAACCGTTGTACCAGGATTTTGTTCGTCACTGTCTAGCTTACCCAAAAGCAGATGGCATTTTGGTCAACACATGGGATGAGATGGAGCCTAAATCATTGAAATCCCTTCAAGACCCGAAACTTTTGGGCCGGTTCGCTCGTGTACCCGTTTACCCGATCGGTCCGTTGTGCAGACCGGTAGAATCATCGAAAACCGTTCACCCGATTTTGGATTGGTTGAACAATCAACCAGATGAGTCGGTTCTCTACATTTCCTTCGGAAGTGGCGGTTCTCTAACGGCTAAACTGTTAACCGAACTAGCCTGGGGACTCGAGCAGAGCCAGCAACGGTTCGTTTGGGTGGTTCGACCGCCGGTAGACGGCTTGTCTTGCGGCGCGTATTTATCAGTAAACAGCGGCGGAACCAAAGACAGCACCCCAGAATATCTACCGGAAGGGTTCGTGACACGTACTAGCGATAGAGGTCTCGTGGTCCCATCATGGGCCCCACAAGCTGAAGTTTTGGCCCACAGGGCCGTTGGCGGGTTTTTGACTCATTGCGGTTGGAACTCGACGCTAGAAAGCGTCGTTAGCGGCGTGCCGATGATCGCGTGGCCACTTTTTGCCGACCAGTTTATGAACGCGGTTTTGCTCAGCGACGAACTCGGGATCGCCGTCCGAGCGGATAGTTTGAAGGAGGCAACTACTAGGACAGAGATTGAGGCGATTTTGAGGAAGGTAATGGTGGAAGAGGAAGGTGAGGAGATGAGAAGGATAGTGAAGAAGCTGAGAGACAATGCGGAGATGTCTTTGAGCAGCGATGGTGGTGGTTCGGCGCACGAGTCGCTTTGCAGGGTCACGGAGGAGTGTCAACGGTTTTTGGGACGTGACAGGGACTTGGCACGTGGTGCGTAG